The following coding sequences lie in one Pseudarthrobacter phenanthrenivorans Sphe3 genomic window:
- a CDS encoding carbohydrate kinase family protein encodes MLTVIGEGLVDVVQRASGIEAHVGGSPLNVAVGLARLDHPVQFIGRYGRDAYGDSVAAHLRASSVMLPLGPDDLPTSVATALIGDDGAATYTFDLTWELPGIADRLAFMLRGTTLLHTGSIATMLAPGATEVLAAVEYAHPHATISFDPNCRPSIITDVDYARRHTEKFVTLSDVVKASDEDLAWLYPDLDVLDAARRWLSLGGSEGPAMVVVTRGAEGPWGVCRAGEAKVPAPKVEVADTVGAGDSFMAALLSGLVDRGLDGAQNRKDLRELPAEGLEELLAHAAKAAAVTVSRPGANPPTRAELNGAPVED; translated from the coding sequence ATGCTCACAGTTATCGGCGAAGGCCTTGTTGACGTTGTCCAGCGCGCCTCCGGGATTGAAGCCCATGTGGGCGGCAGCCCCCTGAACGTGGCGGTGGGCCTGGCCCGCCTGGACCACCCCGTGCAGTTCATCGGCCGCTACGGTCGGGACGCGTACGGCGATTCGGTCGCGGCGCACCTGCGCGCCAGTTCCGTCATGCTCCCGCTGGGACCGGATGACCTTCCCACCAGCGTGGCCACCGCCCTGATTGGCGACGACGGCGCCGCCACCTACACGTTCGACCTCACCTGGGAGCTTCCCGGCATCGCCGACCGGCTCGCCTTCATGCTGCGCGGCACCACCTTGCTGCACACCGGATCGATCGCCACGATGCTGGCGCCTGGCGCCACCGAGGTGCTCGCCGCCGTCGAATACGCCCATCCGCACGCCACCATCAGCTTCGACCCCAACTGCCGGCCCAGCATCATCACGGACGTGGACTATGCCCGCCGGCACACGGAAAAATTCGTGACCCTTTCGGACGTGGTGAAGGCCTCCGACGAAGACCTGGCCTGGCTGTACCCGGACTTGGACGTGCTGGATGCCGCCCGCCGGTGGCTGTCGCTGGGCGGATCCGAAGGGCCTGCCATGGTTGTGGTGACGCGCGGAGCGGAGGGCCCGTGGGGTGTGTGCCGCGCCGGTGAAGCCAAAGTGCCTGCGCCGAAGGTTGAGGTCGCTGACACCGTGGGCGCCGGTGACTCCTTTATGGCGGCGCTGCTTTCCGGCCTGGTGGACCGCGGCCTGGACGGCGCCCAGAACCGCAAGGACCTGCGGGAACTTCCGGCGGAGGGACTGGAGGAGCTGCTGGCCCACGCGGCGAAGGCCGCCGCCGTCACGGTGTCCCGGCCGGGCGCCAACCCGCCCACGCGCGCTGAACTGAACGGGGCGCCCGTAGAGGATTAG
- a CDS encoding sugar phosphate isomerase/epimerase family protein encodes MPNGLLDESSLRTHPEGLALALTLPWYRSLWLSSVSSLRLFVDGVEVPTEDLSLELGGVRYAVPDLPAQSETLWFLQEHPLLITRRDTPVSLGGQHTVQLIGELRLPYMQIAPGQDGGPGMYVPNFVNQTLELTVTDKPAPAPALTTAVTPPPPKADDDPFSLGLTLYSASAEFRAGWYDFDGLLNRVAELGIGPGIEIVASQVLPTYPNVTDDFARSWHQAFDKHGFTASSFGANLDMGRRRDRDMTPDEEYEFTERLFHGARKLGFPLVRIQSAKPELLRRLLPLAEDLELKLAYEIHAPLGPNSPEIMKVRDVYADLDSPLLGFVADFSSTMHSMSPTLLRAVRRAGLDDEAVHTLQSIWATDAPMRARQEEFIGYLRGREFDPARLGSFAHLAFNMHGHVSPKEWADIMPQIMHVHAKFYDIDEQGNEPAIDYPELVRVFVEGGYRGYWSSEWEGHAFAELGEVDPLLLVRRQHDLIRKSMRSALASA; translated from the coding sequence ATGCCAAACGGACTTCTTGACGAATCGAGCCTCCGCACCCACCCCGAGGGCCTCGCCCTGGCCCTCACGCTTCCCTGGTACCGGAGCCTGTGGCTCTCCTCTGTCTCCAGCCTCCGGCTTTTTGTGGACGGCGTCGAGGTACCCACGGAGGACCTGTCGCTGGAACTGGGCGGCGTCCGCTATGCGGTTCCGGACCTCCCAGCCCAAAGCGAAACTCTCTGGTTCCTCCAGGAGCACCCCCTGCTCATCACCAGGAGGGACACCCCGGTGTCCCTTGGAGGGCAGCACACGGTCCAGCTCATCGGAGAACTGCGCCTGCCCTACATGCAGATCGCCCCGGGCCAGGACGGCGGCCCTGGAATGTATGTCCCCAACTTCGTCAACCAGACGCTGGAGCTGACAGTCACCGATAAACCGGCACCGGCCCCTGCACTGACGACGGCGGTCACGCCGCCTCCGCCTAAGGCCGACGACGATCCGTTCTCGCTCGGGCTCACGCTGTACTCCGCCAGCGCCGAATTCCGGGCCGGCTGGTACGACTTTGACGGCCTGCTCAACCGTGTGGCGGAACTCGGCATTGGTCCGGGTATTGAGATCGTTGCCTCCCAGGTCCTTCCCACATACCCAAACGTGACGGATGACTTTGCCCGGTCCTGGCACCAGGCTTTCGACAAACACGGCTTCACCGCCAGCTCGTTTGGCGCCAACCTGGACATGGGCCGGCGCCGTGACCGGGACATGACCCCGGACGAGGAGTACGAGTTCACCGAAAGGCTCTTCCACGGAGCCAGGAAACTCGGCTTCCCACTGGTCCGCATCCAGAGCGCCAAACCGGAACTGCTCCGCCGGCTTTTGCCGTTGGCCGAGGACCTGGAGCTCAAGCTGGCCTACGAGATCCATGCACCCCTCGGACCCAACTCGCCGGAAATCATGAAGGTGCGCGACGTCTACGCGGACCTTGATTCGCCGCTGCTGGGCTTTGTGGCCGACTTCTCCTCCACCATGCACAGCATGTCTCCGACGCTCCTGCGGGCTGTCCGCCGTGCCGGGCTCGATGACGAGGCCGTCCACACACTGCAGTCCATTTGGGCTACTGACGCCCCAATGCGGGCAAGGCAGGAGGAGTTCATCGGCTACCTGCGGGGCCGGGAATTTGACCCGGCGCGCCTTGGTTCGTTCGCGCATTTGGCCTTCAACATGCATGGGCATGTCAGCCCCAAGGAGTGGGCGGACATCATGCCGCAGATCATGCACGTCCACGCAAAGTTCTACGACATCGATGAGCAGGGCAACGAGCCGGCCATCGACTACCCGGAACTGGTCAGGGTGTTCGTGGAGGGCGGCTACCGGGGTTATTGGTCCAGCGAGTGGGAAGGCCATGCTTTTGCCGAGCTCGGCGAGGTGGATCCGCTGCTGCTGGTCCGCAGGCAGCACGACCTCATCCGCAAGAGCATGCGGTCGGCGTTGGCATCCGCCTGA
- a CDS encoding EamA family transporter has translation MPQRNAPLNLPVPPWGLAVTAILSVQLGSALSVGLIEDVGPAGTAWLRLSMGALILLAIARPPLRSIRRPDVLPLLGLGITTGVMTVGFLAAVEHIHLGTAVAIEFLGPLTVAAIRSHNRKALAWPALALVGVVLLTQPWRGDFNPTGVAWAALAAVAWGVYILLTQRIGDRFSGIGGLTLTIPIAAAAAAVVGIPQAASQLSLDVLAAAFGLAILLPVLPFALEMLALRRMTPTAFGTLMAIEPAVGVLLGLLILHQQPSAIQVVGILLVVFAGAAAQRGGRRARTDRPASPADLDFVG, from the coding sequence ATGCCCCAGCGAAACGCGCCACTCAACCTCCCGGTCCCGCCGTGGGGGCTGGCCGTCACGGCGATCCTGTCGGTCCAGCTGGGCTCGGCCCTGTCCGTTGGCCTGATCGAGGACGTGGGCCCTGCGGGGACCGCGTGGCTGCGACTGAGCATGGGCGCCCTCATCCTGCTGGCCATCGCCCGCCCGCCGCTGCGCTCCATCCGCCGTCCGGATGTCCTGCCGCTGCTTGGCCTGGGCATCACCACGGGCGTGATGACAGTGGGCTTCCTTGCCGCAGTGGAACATATCCATCTTGGCACCGCCGTCGCGATTGAATTCCTGGGTCCGCTGACAGTTGCGGCCATCCGCAGCCACAACCGGAAAGCCCTGGCCTGGCCGGCCTTGGCATTGGTGGGCGTGGTCCTGCTGACCCAGCCGTGGCGGGGGGATTTCAACCCGACAGGCGTGGCATGGGCCGCGCTGGCGGCTGTCGCGTGGGGCGTTTACATCCTCCTCACGCAACGGATCGGCGACAGGTTCAGCGGCATCGGCGGGCTCACGCTGACCATACCCATCGCCGCGGCGGCGGCCGCCGTCGTCGGAATTCCGCAGGCCGCCAGCCAGCTCAGCCTGGATGTGCTGGCCGCCGCGTTCGGCCTGGCCATCCTGCTGCCCGTGCTGCCGTTTGCGCTGGAGATGCTCGCACTGCGGAGGATGACGCCCACGGCTTTTGGCACGCTGATGGCCATCGAACCGGCCGTCGGCGTCCTGCTGGGACTGCTGATCCTGCACCAGCAGCCGTCTGCCATCCAGGTGGTGGGGATCCTGCTGGTGGTCTTCGCCGGCGCGGCCGCGCAGCGCGGTGGCCGCCGGGCACGCACGGACCGGCCGGCGAGCCCTGCCGACCTGGACTTCGTGGGCTGA
- a CDS encoding LacI family DNA-binding transcriptional regulator, which produces MESAEQWQHPARPRRITAAMVAARAGVSTATVSLVANGKTAGRVSEDNVSRVREAIAELGYVVDGIGSSLAKGVSSVVVLVAPDISNPFFAKVIAGVRDSLGPQYQLLLSVADAGEFPEADDVRRLMSLRPAGLLVDAPNAGFLEDLASPSPLVLLDAPGLEAHAPSVNLDVASGARELAAHLADAGHRQAAYVDSVTGTETFALRREAFLAEAAARGITVGADRIISTTVDVGTAASAFAGAWPAWQRQEVTAVVCSTDTQAYGVLQEARVAGVRIPAELAVAGFDDLPYSATSNPGLTSVHLPAAALGQKAGEQLRRLMEGQPLEMPAVTLESTLVVRGSTAAGS; this is translated from the coding sequence ATGGAATCCGCGGAACAGTGGCAGCACCCCGCGCGTCCGCGAAGAATCACGGCCGCGATGGTGGCAGCCCGGGCCGGCGTCTCCACGGCGACCGTCTCGCTGGTGGCCAACGGCAAGACGGCGGGCCGGGTTTCCGAGGACAACGTTTCCAGGGTGCGGGAGGCCATCGCCGAGCTGGGCTATGTTGTGGACGGCATCGGGAGCTCACTGGCCAAGGGCGTGAGCTCGGTGGTGGTCCTGGTGGCGCCGGACATCTCCAACCCTTTCTTCGCCAAGGTGATCGCCGGGGTCCGGGATTCCCTTGGCCCGCAGTACCAGCTTCTGCTGTCCGTGGCGGACGCGGGTGAGTTTCCAGAGGCCGACGACGTGCGGCGGCTGATGTCGCTGCGTCCGGCCGGACTCCTGGTGGACGCACCCAACGCAGGCTTCCTCGAGGACCTCGCATCGCCGTCGCCCCTTGTGCTGCTGGACGCGCCCGGGCTGGAGGCGCATGCGCCGTCGGTGAACCTGGACGTGGCCAGCGGGGCGCGGGAACTGGCGGCCCACCTGGCGGACGCCGGGCACCGGCAGGCGGCGTACGTGGACAGCGTCACCGGCACGGAAACCTTCGCCCTCCGCAGGGAAGCGTTCCTCGCGGAGGCGGCTGCCCGGGGCATCACCGTAGGTGCGGACCGCATCATCAGCACCACGGTCGACGTCGGCACGGCGGCTTCTGCCTTTGCCGGCGCCTGGCCGGCGTGGCAGCGTCAGGAGGTGACCGCCGTCGTCTGCAGTACGGATACGCAGGCCTACGGCGTGCTGCAGGAGGCGCGCGTGGCGGGGGTCCGGATCCCTGCGGAACTGGCCGTTGCAGGCTTTGACGACCTCCCGTATTCAGCCACCAGCAATCCCGGCCTGACCAGCGTCCACCTGCCGGCCGCGGCGCTGGGCCAGAAGGCCGGGGAGCAGCTGCGCCGCCTGATGGAGGGACAGCCCCTGGAGATGCCGGCCGTGACGCTGGAAAGCACGCTGGTGGTGCGCGGGTCCACTGCCGCCGGCAGCTGA
- a CDS encoding C-glycoside deglycosidase beta subunit domain-containing protein → MLLERDLIQSVGFRNVTEGGRTTGFQFRVRMPSYRGMAASLIDGIAVRVGNLVDVAPDIPLWTFGGRTFTLQQLWESDGVRWPLEEAAVVTVPYDGGLPQGVHELTIELRLRMSYIPVEHQPTIHRVSRSVTLAPEGGEGAFRYGVSLYSYMGDYGTVMDLETALASVADTGATGVEILGEGHIPGYPEPSAAWTDTWFGLLEKYSLEPTNYGSWIDTRLYPGRSMTVAEGAAALQRDLRLAHRLGFGFVRPKIGVVSSDLVPDPIWTESVERSLDLAHELGIIICPEIHSPTPIKHPVVDDYIGLIERTGTKNFGLLIDTGIFQDRPIPLREGESRETRPAFLDGIGVNPADFADIAQYVVFIQAKFHDINDQLEDQQIPWRPILKALKDSGYTGYLSTEYEGERTPWRAIEQVRRQHALIRRIASELP, encoded by the coding sequence ATGCTTCTCGAAAGAGACCTCATCCAGTCCGTCGGCTTCCGCAACGTCACCGAAGGCGGACGCACAACCGGCTTCCAGTTCAGGGTCCGGATGCCGTCCTACCGCGGCATGGCGGCTTCCCTGATCGACGGCATCGCCGTCCGGGTAGGCAACCTCGTGGACGTCGCCCCTGACATTCCGCTGTGGACCTTCGGCGGGCGGACCTTCACGCTGCAGCAGCTTTGGGAAAGCGACGGCGTCCGCTGGCCCCTCGAGGAGGCCGCGGTGGTCACGGTTCCCTACGACGGCGGTCTTCCGCAGGGAGTCCATGAGCTCACCATCGAGTTGCGGCTGCGCATGTCCTACATCCCCGTGGAGCACCAGCCCACCATCCACCGTGTCAGCAGGTCAGTGACCCTGGCTCCGGAGGGCGGGGAGGGTGCGTTCCGCTATGGTGTCTCCCTCTACAGCTACATGGGCGACTACGGCACGGTGATGGACCTGGAAACTGCATTGGCGTCCGTCGCCGATACAGGTGCCACCGGCGTCGAAATCCTTGGCGAGGGTCACATCCCCGGCTATCCGGAACCCTCGGCCGCGTGGACCGACACCTGGTTCGGCCTGCTCGAGAAGTACTCCCTGGAGCCCACCAACTACGGCTCCTGGATCGATACCCGCCTGTACCCGGGACGGAGCATGACCGTTGCCGAGGGCGCCGCGGCCCTCCAGCGGGACCTCCGGCTTGCCCACCGGCTTGGCTTCGGCTTCGTCCGGCCAAAGATCGGCGTGGTGTCCAGCGATCTGGTTCCGGACCCGATCTGGACCGAATCCGTGGAGCGCTCCCTGGATCTTGCCCACGAGCTCGGGATCATCATCTGCCCCGAGATCCACTCGCCCACGCCCATCAAACACCCTGTGGTTGACGACTACATCGGCCTGATCGAACGGACCGGAACCAAGAACTTCGGCCTGCTCATCGATACCGGCATCTTCCAGGACCGGCCCATCCCGCTGCGGGAAGGCGAGAGCCGCGAAACGCGGCCGGCCTTCCTGGACGGGATCGGCGTCAATCCCGCAGACTTCGCGGACATCGCCCAGTATGTGGTGTTCATCCAGGCAAAGTTCCACGACATCAATGACCAGCTGGAAGACCAGCAGATCCCGTGGCGCCCCATACTCAAGGCGCTCAAGGACTCCGGCTACACCGGCTATCTTTCCACCGAATACGAAGGCGAGCGGACACCCTGGCGGGCCATCGAGCAGGTGCGCCGCCAGCACGCCCTGATCCGCCGCATTGCTTCCGAACTCCCCTGA
- a CDS encoding succinic semialdehyde dehydrogenase: protein MTSTTGPRPMPSTQAASPLAPSHLAALVACAAGRPTQASYSPVDRSLIGEVPVCTPEDVDAAIATARAAQRQWAAVPLKQRRAVVRRFHSLLLRQEAEILDLVQAESGKSRLNAFEELADAALTTAYYQRNAQRFLRPARRTGAAPGLTRTVEHRLPKGVVAVISPWNYPLTLAISDAIPALLAGNTVVLKPDSQTPFTALMALELLQEAGLPRGVFQVLTGDGPLLGPALIAGADFLMFTGSSETGKIVARQCAERLIGFSGELGGKNATLVLADADLDKAARGAAQGCFSNSGQLCISMERIYVHAALFEDFLAEFVARVEALRVGPGRGWDIEMGSLTGQRQLDRVSAHVQDALAKGARLATGGRARPDLGPYFYEPTVLTGVTGDMLVAREETFGPVVSVYQVEDDDEAVALANDSRYGLNASVWSARRGEAVARRLLAGTVNVNDGYSAAWASHDAPMGGMKDSGVGRRHGREGILKYTEAQTIAVQRLVPVGPPPGMANGRYTRLVKGALRLAGLRR from the coding sequence ATGACAAGCACCACCGGCCCGCGTCCGATGCCGTCAACGCAAGCTGCATCTCCGCTGGCCCCCTCGCATCTCGCTGCCCTGGTGGCTTGCGCCGCGGGACGGCCCACGCAGGCATCCTATTCCCCGGTTGACCGCAGCCTCATCGGCGAAGTCCCCGTCTGCACGCCGGAGGACGTGGACGCAGCCATCGCCACCGCCCGGGCAGCCCAGCGCCAATGGGCCGCGGTTCCCCTCAAGCAGCGCCGCGCCGTCGTACGGCGGTTCCACTCGTTGCTCCTCCGGCAGGAGGCCGAAATCCTGGACCTGGTCCAGGCGGAAAGCGGCAAGTCCCGGCTCAATGCCTTCGAGGAACTCGCCGATGCAGCCCTCACCACCGCCTATTACCAGCGCAATGCCCAGCGCTTCCTGCGTCCGGCTCGCCGCACCGGCGCCGCGCCCGGGCTGACGCGGACCGTGGAACACCGGCTCCCCAAGGGCGTGGTGGCGGTCATCAGCCCCTGGAACTACCCGCTGACCCTGGCCATCTCGGATGCGATCCCCGCCCTGCTGGCAGGCAACACCGTGGTCCTCAAGCCGGACTCCCAAACCCCGTTCACGGCACTCATGGCCCTGGAACTGCTGCAGGAGGCGGGGCTGCCGCGGGGAGTGTTCCAGGTTCTCACCGGGGACGGTCCGCTGCTGGGACCGGCCCTGATTGCCGGTGCGGACTTCCTCATGTTCACGGGATCCTCCGAGACGGGGAAGATCGTTGCCCGGCAGTGCGCGGAACGGCTCATAGGGTTTTCCGGGGAACTGGGCGGAAAGAATGCCACCCTGGTCCTGGCCGACGCCGACTTGGACAAGGCGGCCAGGGGCGCCGCGCAGGGCTGCTTCTCCAACTCCGGGCAGCTATGCATCAGCATGGAACGGATCTACGTGCATGCCGCCCTCTTTGAGGACTTCCTGGCCGAATTCGTTGCCCGGGTCGAGGCGTTGCGCGTGGGTCCGGGCCGTGGCTGGGACATCGAGATGGGCTCACTCACCGGCCAGCGGCAACTGGACCGGGTCAGCGCCCATGTCCAGGATGCCCTTGCCAAGGGTGCCCGGCTGGCCACCGGCGGCCGTGCCCGGCCGGACCTTGGCCCCTACTTCTACGAGCCCACCGTCCTTACCGGCGTCACCGGGGACATGCTGGTGGCGCGGGAGGAAACGTTCGGCCCGGTGGTGTCGGTCTACCAGGTGGAGGACGACGACGAAGCGGTGGCCCTGGCCAACGACTCCCGCTACGGACTGAACGCCAGCGTGTGGTCCGCCCGGCGCGGCGAAGCGGTGGCCCGCCGCCTCCTTGCCGGGACGGTCAACGTGAACGACGGCTACTCCGCCGCCTGGGCCTCCCACGATGCTCCCATGGGCGGGATGAAGGACTCAGGAGTGGGGCGCCGCCACGGCAGGGAAGGCATCCTCAAATACACCGAAGCCCAGACCATTGCCGTGCAGCGGCTGGTTCCCGTGGGCCCGCCGCCCGGCATGGCGAACGGGCGGTACACCAGGCTGGTCAAGGGAGCCCTCAGGCTGGCCGGGCTGCGGCGCTGA
- a CDS encoding B3/B4 domain-containing protein — protein MREPVMLQEFLSAAWIEDSVFSLRPDYRAVLLAVDGLVPGGSDEASDKLLREAETSARAALDGRAVEDLPHVAAWREAYKGFGAKPQRTRNSLEALLRRAASGLPRVNRLTDLYNAVSVLHQVPVGGEDLAGYAGPPRLIRATGTEAFHTSSDGAGVIEHPEPGEVVWGDDGGVTCRRWNWRQGTRTQLTADTTAALFILDALGPMADDALDAAADDLAARLERLGPNVTIARRRLAATHHSTEGN, from the coding sequence ATGCGTGAACCGGTGATGCTGCAGGAGTTCCTGTCCGCGGCCTGGATCGAAGACTCAGTATTCTCCCTGCGTCCGGACTACCGGGCCGTCCTGCTGGCAGTGGACGGGCTAGTCCCCGGCGGAAGCGACGAGGCCAGCGACAAGCTGCTACGGGAAGCGGAGACCTCGGCCCGGGCAGCACTTGATGGCCGGGCGGTGGAGGACCTTCCGCATGTTGCCGCGTGGCGCGAAGCCTACAAGGGTTTTGGAGCCAAGCCCCAACGCACGCGCAACAGCCTCGAGGCACTGCTGCGCCGCGCGGCATCCGGCCTGCCCCGGGTGAACCGGCTGACCGACCTCTACAACGCAGTCTCGGTGCTGCATCAGGTTCCCGTGGGCGGTGAGGACCTCGCCGGCTACGCCGGCCCGCCGCGGCTGATCCGCGCCACCGGCACCGAGGCGTTCCACACCAGCTCCGATGGCGCCGGGGTCATTGAGCATCCGGAGCCCGGTGAGGTGGTGTGGGGCGACGACGGCGGCGTGACGTGCCGGCGCTGGAACTGGCGGCAGGGCACCCGTACCCAGTTGACCGCGGACACCACCGCGGCACTGTTCATCCTCGACGCCCTCGGGCCCATGGCCGACGACGCGCTCGATGCCGCAGCCGACGACCTGGCTGCCCGCCTGGAAAGGCTGGGCCCCAACGTCACCATCGCCCGCCGTCGTCTGGCTGCAACCCACCACTCCACTGAAGGAAACTGA
- a CDS encoding alpha/beta hydrolase — MVQRQRYNYGGDPSQWGELFLPERAGGGAPRGVVVVIHGGYWRSKYGAELGEPLALDLAEHGMAAWNLEYRRAGNGGGWPRTFTDVLAGIDKLGDLAASHALDLSKVVALGHSAGGHLAVWAAGRDRLGLLGLETEHCELAAGSGGVRLAGVVSQSGVLNLAEAEELNLSNGAVANLLGGPSSEFPGRHRCADPVAALPLGVPVYAVHAAEDEDVPLRMSASYVAASAGAPVPARLAVVPGDHFSLIDPAAAAYVKCRELVQGLLR, encoded by the coding sequence ATGGTGCAGCGGCAGAGGTATAACTACGGCGGGGACCCCAGCCAGTGGGGCGAGTTGTTCCTGCCCGAAAGGGCCGGCGGCGGGGCGCCGCGAGGCGTGGTGGTGGTCATTCACGGCGGCTACTGGCGGTCGAAGTACGGGGCCGAACTGGGGGAGCCGCTGGCCTTGGACTTGGCCGAGCACGGCATGGCGGCGTGGAACCTGGAGTACCGGCGGGCGGGGAACGGCGGCGGCTGGCCCCGCACCTTTACCGATGTACTGGCCGGAATCGACAAACTCGGTGACCTGGCCGCGTCCCATGCCCTGGACCTGTCCAAAGTGGTGGCACTCGGCCACTCCGCGGGCGGCCATCTAGCGGTGTGGGCGGCCGGCCGCGACCGGCTGGGCCTGTTGGGGCTGGAAACGGAGCACTGTGAGCTCGCCGCGGGGTCCGGCGGCGTCCGCCTCGCCGGAGTGGTCAGCCAGTCCGGTGTGCTCAACCTCGCGGAAGCGGAGGAACTGAACCTTAGCAATGGCGCGGTGGCCAACCTGCTGGGCGGGCCGTCGTCGGAATTCCCCGGCCGGCACCGCTGCGCGGACCCGGTGGCCGCGCTTCCCCTGGGGGTCCCGGTGTACGCAGTCCACGCGGCTGAGGATGAGGACGTGCCGCTGCGGATGTCCGCCTCCTATGTTGCCGCAAGCGCTGGCGCGCCCGTGCCGGCGCGGCTGGCCGTGGTGCCGGGGGACCATTTCTCCCTGATCGATCCGGCGGCCGCGGCGTATGTGAAGTGCCGGGAGCTGGTGCAGGGGCTGCTTCGCTGA
- a CDS encoding ThuA domain-containing protein yields MAEVLNALILSGHMTREHDNEFRSFRAHNQWLTSVLEDTGRFRVRVVEDPRGLGANVIDKYDVVVIVFEGRDGYHEKAVGFGAETDAALLKFVHDDGKGIVWFHGSAVQEDDWGYPDEYNIMRGAKLSVPTGLRPRPWGEALLQTAEPRHPITEGISGTWTVTGDDILTGVQLYEGAEVLLSVFDDVESYRNAPMWPMSHYPVAIPAEGVEGLPGINTLQPLAWINNYGEGRSFTITIGHDIDTFRRIEFLRMFPRGVEWAAQGKVTLEGPDRRGERRFLPWPYYNHEG; encoded by the coding sequence ATGGCCGAAGTACTGAATGCACTCATCCTTTCCGGGCATATGACCCGCGAGCACGACAACGAGTTCCGCAGTTTCCGTGCCCACAACCAGTGGCTCACCAGCGTGCTTGAGGACACGGGCCGGTTCCGCGTCCGCGTCGTGGAGGACCCGCGGGGCCTGGGGGCGAACGTTATCGACAAATACGACGTCGTCGTCATCGTGTTCGAGGGCCGCGACGGATACCACGAAAAAGCCGTGGGCTTCGGCGCTGAAACCGACGCGGCCCTGCTGAAGTTTGTCCACGACGACGGGAAAGGCATCGTCTGGTTCCACGGCTCTGCTGTCCAGGAGGACGACTGGGGCTATCCCGACGAGTACAACATCATGCGGGGCGCGAAGCTCAGCGTCCCTACCGGGCTGCGCCCGCGTCCCTGGGGTGAGGCCCTGCTGCAGACCGCCGAGCCGCGCCACCCCATCACGGAAGGCATCAGCGGCACCTGGACCGTGACGGGTGACGACATCCTGACCGGCGTGCAGCTGTACGAAGGTGCGGAGGTGCTTCTCTCAGTGTTTGACGACGTGGAGTCGTACCGGAACGCACCGATGTGGCCCATGTCCCACTATCCGGTGGCCATTCCTGCGGAGGGCGTTGAGGGCCTTCCCGGCATCAACACGCTCCAGCCCCTCGCATGGATCAACAACTACGGCGAGGGACGCAGCTTCACCATCACGATCGGCCACGACATAGACACCTTCCGGCGGATCGAATTCCTTCGGATGTTCCCCCGCGGCGTGGAGTGGGCTGCGCAGGGCAAGGTCACCCTCGAAGGACCCGACCGGCGCGGCGAGCGACGTTTCCTGCCGTGGCCCTACTACAACCACGAGGGGTAA
- a CDS encoding helix-turn-helix domain-containing protein, giving the protein MDESTSALAGAIGSRVRQERQSRGWTLDQLAEAAGVSRRMVVNVEQGAANPSVGTLLRISDALGIGLPALVDAPRPRPVTVVRSGDGAALWSSARGGRGVLVAGTASPDVVELWDWILASGDQHQSEAHAPGTKELLQVRQGSVTVVVGGETFVLDAGDAVSFPGDVEHSYANTGNEPAAFSLAVFEPGVGSKHHKEAGNA; this is encoded by the coding sequence ATGGATGAAAGCACATCTGCCCTCGCCGGCGCCATCGGCTCGCGGGTGCGGCAGGAACGGCAGTCGCGGGGCTGGACCCTGGACCAGCTGGCAGAAGCTGCGGGAGTGAGCCGGCGCATGGTGGTCAACGTCGAGCAGGGCGCTGCGAATCCGAGCGTCGGGACCCTGCTGAGGATCAGTGATGCACTGGGCATTGGCCTCCCCGCGCTGGTGGATGCGCCGCGGCCCAGGCCGGTCACGGTGGTCCGCAGCGGCGACGGTGCCGCCCTTTGGAGTTCGGCCCGCGGCGGCCGCGGCGTGCTGGTGGCGGGGACCGCATCGCCGGATGTGGTGGAACTCTGGGACTGGATCCTGGCATCCGGAGACCAGCACCAGAGCGAAGCCCACGCGCCCGGCACCAAGGAGCTGCTGCAGGTCCGGCAGGGGTCCGTCACGGTTGTGGTTGGCGGGGAAACCTTCGTGCTCGACGCCGGTGATGCAGTCTCATTCCCCGGCGACGTTGAACATTCCTACGCCAACACGGGAAACGAACCAGCCGCCTTCTCCCTGGCAGTCTTCGAACCCGGTGTCGGCTCGAAGCACCATAAGGAGGCAGGGAATGCGTGA
- a CDS encoding GYD domain-containing protein: MPLYLSRFSYTPETWGRLINNPEDRRKAAQAYIESVGGKLHGFWYAFGSHDGYNLWEAPDNVSMAAVALAISGGGALSSFETTVLMSVEETMEALQKAADIKYRPPGA; the protein is encoded by the coding sequence ATGCCGCTCTATCTGTCAAGGTTCAGCTATACGCCGGAGACCTGGGGTCGGCTGATCAACAATCCCGAAGACCGCCGAAAGGCAGCCCAGGCCTACATCGAATCGGTGGGCGGAAAACTCCACGGGTTCTGGTACGCCTTCGGCAGCCACGACGGCTACAACCTCTGGGAAGCCCCGGACAACGTGTCCATGGCCGCGGTGGCGCTGGCCATCAGCGGCGGCGGGGCGCTGAGTTCGTTCGAAACCACGGTGCTCATGAGCGTGGAGGAAACGATGGAGGCGCTGCAGAAGGCGGCGGACATCAAGTACCGGCCCCCGGGCGCCTGA